One window of Romeriopsis navalis LEGE 11480 genomic DNA carries:
- a CDS encoding efflux RND transporter periplasmic adaptor subunit, producing MNNNSLSKQQALGRAVRWQHWVAGIVIITGGITLSLPHWTQAEAQSETTAAKSKTRRLPVQTTKLISVDQYSVQRTYTGEVKANRASELGFEQGGKLVWLGVKAGDRVSTGSPIARLDTQNLQAQKTLLLAQKQQAQAVLQELQNGPRRETIANAKSQVADLQDRLALEQIKRSRREYLYQQGAISKEQLDEISFGQNALQDRIAGAQSQVTELETGTRPEKIAAQTAVIQQINAQIADLNITINKSTLTAPFSGIISQRQLDEGTVVNRGQSIVRLVEGASPEVEIGLPNSAIKNIQLGGQYPLKIANASYAARLTAIKPEINTATRTQTVVLKLAPTTRTQVAPKQIAQLSIKQTVPTQGFWLPTAALIKGSRGLWACYAVIETDNGPKVERRDIEVLYTAGDRALIRGMVQADDTIVTRGVQRLVNGQPVQLAANIQP from the coding sequence ATGAATAACAACTCGTTGAGTAAGCAGCAAGCCCTGGGTCGAGCCGTCCGTTGGCAGCACTGGGTCGCCGGTATCGTGATCATCACAGGCGGTATCACTCTCTCACTACCCCACTGGACTCAAGCCGAAGCCCAGTCTGAAACCACGGCCGCCAAGTCCAAAACTCGACGCCTCCCCGTTCAGACAACCAAGCTCATCTCGGTTGACCAGTACAGCGTACAGCGCACCTACACCGGCGAAGTCAAAGCCAACCGCGCCAGCGAACTCGGCTTCGAGCAAGGCGGCAAACTGGTCTGGCTCGGCGTCAAAGCGGGCGATCGCGTATCTACTGGTAGCCCCATCGCCCGGCTCGACACCCAAAACCTCCAAGCCCAAAAAACCTTACTCCTCGCCCAAAAGCAACAGGCTCAAGCCGTCCTCCAAGAACTGCAAAACGGCCCCCGGCGCGAAACGATCGCCAATGCCAAATCCCAAGTAGCCGATCTCCAAGATCGCCTCGCCCTCGAACAGATCAAACGATCGCGGCGCGAATATCTCTACCAACAAGGGGCCATCTCCAAAGAACAACTCGATGAAATTTCCTTTGGCCAAAACGCCCTCCAAGATCGCATCGCTGGAGCCCAAAGCCAAGTCACCGAACTCGAAACCGGCACCCGGCCCGAAAAAATTGCCGCCCAAACAGCCGTGATTCAACAAATCAACGCCCAAATTGCTGACCTGAATATCACCATCAACAAAAGTACCCTCACCGCCCCCTTCAGTGGCATCATCAGCCAACGTCAACTAGATGAAGGGACCGTCGTCAATCGGGGTCAATCGATCGTCCGCCTGGTCGAAGGGGCCAGTCCCGAAGTCGAGATTGGCTTACCCAATAGCGCGATTAAAAATATCCAACTCGGCGGCCAATACCCACTCAAAATTGCCAACGCATCCTACGCCGCGCGCCTCACGGCCATCAAACCCGAAATCAACACCGCCACCCGCACCCAAACCGTCGTCCTCAAACTCGCACCCACCACCCGCACCCAAGTCGCACCCAAGCAAATCGCCCAACTATCAATCAAGCAAACAGTTCCGACCCAGGGGTTCTGGCTACCGACCGCAGCCCTAATTAAAGGCAGCCGTGGCCTCTGGGCCTGCTATGCCGTGATCGAAACCGACAACGGCCCCAAAGTCGAACGTCGCGATATTGAGGTGCTCTACACCGCCGGCGATCGCGCCCTAATTCGCGGCATGGTTCAAGCTGATGACACGATCGTCACTCGCGGCGTTCAACGTTTAGTCAACGGCCAACCCGTGCAGCTAGCAGCCAACATCCAGCCATAA
- a CDS encoding DNA methyltransferase codes for MPASKPKQLAVVNTDRYVDRSHPQWNQIREADRVVHDWYRFVLSYPPHLVQEYVEKFQLNEKHRVLDPFCGTGTTVVECKKLGIASVGIEANRLAHFAGSTKLNWKIKPRDLLKAAKQIADRTRKILATETELRKFSADAQKILLKGCLSPIPTHKVLVLREQIEAYENPELQPHLWLALTKALVNGISNIYFGPEVTVGKAKHDAQVIDLWLSIIEQIASDLTLLRKRPDTEAFIHHADSRDAPKVLEPNSIDAVITSPPYPNEKDYTRTTRLESVVLGLLKNKADLRALKEGLMRSNTRNVYVADQDDLWVANHPEVQRVAQAIEDRRIELGKTSGFERLYCRATKLYFGGMARHLADLRPALRPGAQLAYVVGDQASYLQVMIRTGQLLANIAEGLGYECTNIDLFRTRISTATKEQLREEVVLLRWPGAMPTTPYPYGPDTKSQPSTD; via the coding sequence ATGCCAGCCTCCAAACCCAAACAGCTAGCAGTGGTCAACACTGATCGCTACGTCGATCGGTCGCATCCCCAATGGAATCAAATCCGAGAAGCCGATCGGGTCGTCCACGATTGGTATCGTTTCGTCCTGTCCTACCCGCCTCACTTAGTGCAGGAATACGTCGAAAAATTTCAGCTTAACGAGAAACACCGCGTCCTCGACCCCTTCTGCGGCACTGGCACCACCGTCGTTGAGTGTAAAAAACTCGGCATCGCCAGCGTCGGCATCGAAGCCAACCGCCTCGCCCACTTCGCCGGTTCCACCAAGCTCAACTGGAAAATTAAACCCCGCGATCTGCTCAAAGCTGCCAAGCAAATCGCCGATCGCACCCGCAAAATCCTCGCCACCGAAACCGAACTGCGAAAATTCTCCGCAGACGCCCAAAAGATTCTACTCAAGGGTTGCCTCAGCCCCATTCCCACCCACAAAGTTCTCGTCCTGCGCGAACAAATTGAAGCATACGAAAACCCGGAACTCCAACCCCACCTCTGGCTGGCCCTCACCAAAGCCCTGGTCAACGGCATCAGCAACATCTACTTCGGCCCCGAAGTCACCGTCGGTAAAGCCAAACACGATGCTCAAGTGATTGATTTGTGGCTTAGCATCATCGAGCAAATCGCCAGCGACCTCACCCTCCTGCGCAAACGACCCGACACCGAAGCCTTCATCCACCACGCCGACTCCCGCGACGCACCCAAAGTCCTGGAACCCAACTCGATCGATGCCGTCATCACCTCTCCGCCCTACCCCAACGAAAAAGACTACACCCGCACCACCCGCCTCGAATCCGTCGTCTTGGGCTTGCTCAAAAACAAAGCCGATCTGCGAGCCTTAAAAGAAGGCTTAATGCGATCGAATACCCGCAATGTCTACGTCGCCGATCAAGATGATCTATGGGTCGCCAATCACCCGGAAGTGCAGCGGGTGGCCCAAGCGATCGAAGACCGCCGCATCGAACTCGGCAAAACCAGCGGTTTCGAGCGCCTCTACTGCCGCGCCACCAAACTCTACTTCGGCGGCATGGCCCGACATCTCGCCGACCTGCGCCCTGCCCTCCGACCCGGCGCACAACTCGCCTACGTCGTTGGCGACCAAGCCTCCTACCTCCAAGTGATGATTCGCACCGGTCAACTCCTGGCCAATATCGCTGAAGGATTAGGCTACGAATGTACGAACATTGATCTATTCCGCACCCGCATCTCCACCGCCACCAAAGAACAACTGCGCGAAGAGGTCGTCCTGCTACGCTGGCCCGGAGCGATGCCCACCACGCCCTATCCCTACGGCCCCGATACCAAAAGTCAGCCATCTACCGATTAA
- a CDS encoding shikimate dehydrogenase, translating to MATAGEQFGNRATGAMKITGRTKLLGVIGHPVAHSFSPLMHNAALAQMELDYLYAAFPIAPERLNDAITGFDAIGLVGFNITIPHKQTIIPLLADTTDLAKAVGAVNTVWQTAAGWHGTNTDVAGFISPLQAMSRDWSQTTVICLGNGGAARAVVVGAHQLGCQKIQVFGRNAAKLDQFYRSWQNSTLGQAITAKLSVHAWADLDQAIEQAHLIVNTTPIGMHPNADASPLSPAQAATIQAGTIAYDLIYVPSPTQFLQQAQAENAITLDGLEMLVQQGAAALKIWTNDEVPIDIMRSALQQHLGLT from the coding sequence ATGGCCACAGCAGGTGAGCAATTCGGAAATCGCGCAACGGGTGCCATGAAGATTACGGGACGGACGAAATTACTCGGGGTGATTGGTCATCCCGTCGCACATTCATTTTCGCCATTGATGCACAATGCCGCATTGGCCCAGATGGAGTTGGATTATCTCTATGCCGCATTTCCGATCGCCCCAGAACGCCTCAATGATGCAATTACAGGATTTGATGCGATCGGGCTCGTCGGGTTCAACATCACTATTCCCCATAAACAAACCATTATTCCGCTGTTAGCTGACACAACCGATCTGGCGAAAGCCGTGGGTGCGGTCAATACAGTTTGGCAAACCGCCGCTGGATGGCATGGCACCAATACCGATGTCGCCGGATTTATTTCCCCCTTGCAAGCCATGTCACGGGATTGGTCCCAAACGACCGTCATTTGTCTTGGCAATGGCGGTGCCGCCCGCGCCGTAGTCGTTGGGGCGCACCAATTAGGCTGTCAAAAAATTCAAGTCTTTGGCCGTAATGCCGCTAAACTCGACCAGTTCTATCGCAGTTGGCAGAACTCGACGCTCGGTCAAGCCATTACCGCAAAATTATCCGTCCACGCCTGGGCCGATTTAGATCAGGCAATTGAGCAAGCCCATCTCATCGTCAACACCACACCGATCGGCATGCATCCCAACGCCGACGCATCGCCTCTCAGTCCAGCCCAAGCCGCGACGATCCAAGCTGGAACGATCGCCTACGATTTGATTTACGTGCCTAGCCCGACTCAATTTTTACAACAGGCCCAAGCAGAAAACGCCATCACGCTTGACGGACTAGAAATGCTGGTTCAGCAAGGCGCAGCTGCCCTAAAGATCTGGACAAACGACGAAGTGCCGATCGACATTATGCGATCGGCACTTCAGCAACATCTTGGCCTGACGTAG
- a CDS encoding PfkB family carbohydrate kinase, with product MGNNSTAIFLGRSTIDLTYQLEVFPTEDTKAYSQAFHLQCGGPALNAAITCKLLDGNARLISCFGPSQMAHFARNIVEAQYAVPVEDMMANQDYDFPVSSILVNPANASRTIVNSTPPPKSQTTELTIAPIQNCNLILLDGHNIDSNVQHQIAQAKQQGATIVMDGGSWKPGMEDYLELIDIIICSSRFFWPKCDRQGTITQLHNIGINTVAITNNDRPILLSTNGQTQTIPVPQVDAVDTLGAGDVLHGAFCFYLDRGESIERSLELAAIDASNSCRFLGTHTWQDRANY from the coding sequence ATGGGGAATAACTCTACTGCTATATTCTTAGGCCGATCGACCATCGATTTAACCTATCAGCTCGAAGTATTCCCGACTGAAGACACCAAAGCCTACTCCCAAGCATTCCATCTGCAATGCGGTGGCCCAGCCCTCAACGCCGCCATCACCTGCAAACTTCTCGACGGCAATGCCAGGCTCATCTCCTGCTTCGGCCCAAGCCAAATGGCCCACTTCGCCCGTAATATCGTCGAAGCCCAATATGCTGTCCCTGTCGAAGACATGATGGCCAACCAAGACTACGACTTCCCGGTTTCATCGATCTTGGTCAATCCCGCTAATGCCTCACGTACGATCGTCAACTCCACCCCGCCACCCAAATCTCAAACCACCGAACTGACGATCGCCCCAATCCAAAACTGCAACCTCATCCTGCTCGACGGTCACAACATCGACTCCAACGTTCAACACCAAATCGCCCAAGCCAAACAACAGGGCGCGACGATCGTCATGGACGGCGGTAGCTGGAAACCAGGCATGGAAGATTATCTAGAACTCATCGACATAATCATTTGCAGCAGTCGATTCTTTTGGCCAAAGTGCGATCGCCAAGGCACGATCACCCAACTCCACAACATCGGCATCAACACCGTCGCCATCACCAACAACGATCGGCCAATCCTGCTTTCCACCAACGGCCAAACACAAACCATTCCCGTCCCGCAAGTCGATGCAGTAGACACCCTCGGAGCCGGTGACGTTCTACACGGCGCATTTTGCTTTTATCTCGATCGAGGGGAGAGTATTGAGCGATCGCTAGAGTTGGCGGCGATCGATGCCTCAAATTCTTGTCGGTTTCTCGGCACCCATACTTGGCAAGATCGAGCAAATTACTGA
- a CDS encoding CIA30 family protein, with translation MSNQRQNWDLGRFVQTLDYFEAIPVVSWVQKMFQLNMPPPSPCAEVQANGDKVLFNFPLITDISQTWGAVDDVVMGGVSDSKIVRSPEGAWFTGNVSTANSGGFVSVRTRNFEPALDLSTSQGIKLKVKGDGQRYKFFMRSDVGWDSVAFAYSFDTVENKWITVQVPFSEMRGVVRARTLPADVKLNTKQIRSMQLMLSKFEYDKALNPSFKPGKFSLYVESISLF, from the coding sequence ATGAGCAATCAACGTCAGAACTGGGATTTAGGCCGGTTTGTCCAAACCCTGGATTACTTTGAAGCGATTCCCGTTGTTAGCTGGGTTCAAAAAATGTTTCAACTCAATATGCCACCGCCATCGCCCTGTGCCGAGGTCCAAGCTAATGGTGACAAGGTGTTGTTTAATTTCCCACTGATTACCGATATTAGTCAGACGTGGGGCGCGGTAGATGATGTGGTCATGGGTGGCGTGAGCGATAGCAAGATCGTTCGTTCGCCAGAGGGCGCTTGGTTTACCGGAAATGTTTCGACGGCAAATTCCGGCGGTTTTGTGTCAGTTCGGACGCGCAATTTTGAACCAGCGTTGGATTTATCGACGTCCCAAGGCATCAAGCTCAAAGTGAAAGGCGATGGGCAGCGCTATAAGTTTTTTATGCGCAGTGATGTGGGCTGGGACAGTGTGGCCTTTGCTTATTCCTTCGATACTGTCGAAAACAAATGGATTACGGTCCAGGTACCCTTTAGCGAAATGCGTGGTGTCGTTCGGGCACGGACATTACCGGCTGACGTGAAACTGAATACCAAGCAGATTCGATCGATGCAACTCATGCTTAGTAAGTTTGAGTATGACAAAGCATTGAATCCGAGCTTCAAGCCGGGGAAATTTTCGCTATATGTCGAGTCAATTAGTTTGTTTTAG
- a CDS encoding DUF4912 domain-containing protein has protein sequence MLKKKNAPIVTLAMLLLLAATPYIGFRGFKSLEFAPVQAQTAQSQFTVPDSVAADTTVRIAASEPTSTLSAKLKQGFEQRYQGTEVLVAAENADVALQSVAEGRADVAVIGRALSDGERAQGLTPVTIGRQKIAVITSPDNPVGNLTNAQFAQIFRGEITNWSAVGGDDVPIRLIDQTLASGTRQSLSNYPVFQAAPFEAANGAFGLTRNDIDSIVAQLGNDGIAYVIADQALGRSDLKIVPLHQVLPDDARYSFSQPLSYVYQGPNPNAAAQAFLGYATGADGQQLANLPPIATAAGTATGAGNESSGAGGTSAAGTSGAGAAAGAIADTNQSNRQVPQGWGLLLLPLLGLPLLAFWMKGRKRDAKPVTGGGAPTTARPITAATSPSAFRGGTPVTGLGAGAVAGAAGLGAAGVAGAAKAAGMAQDRAADAADTVKAKMTGDTAVSPSRTEMPASKPQLDQSPSGKPQKSVALPSINTAGIAGVGLAGAGMAAGLVGLGRNQDKAQDQMTPDAAHQPPTNLPIDEAHHRSRQAHDGRIIVVPRDESTAYAYWEVPPGELQDCPAGKRLNLRLYDVTGTTEQDGLPPNYKQFDCAQTDCEMNVPLSGVDRDYVAELGYTSDAGRWISLGHSQRTHISQTDAANAHQARTTTLMGAFESPVQPVGQTEDKAADQSRLVITSTMPAWSAVGTPTSNEPRVYVSWDILAAQQARRSGKQMVLRVYDATNIDLDRQAAHSFRQYLISDTAKDMVVSVPAIDRDYVAEIGYLLPDGQLERVIRSTHTHVPVVAER, from the coding sequence ATGCTGAAGAAAAAAAATGCTCCGATCGTCACGTTGGCGATGTTGCTATTGTTAGCTGCCACCCCCTACATCGGTTTTCGCGGCTTTAAGTCATTAGAATTTGCCCCAGTGCAGGCGCAAACTGCTCAAAGTCAATTCACGGTTCCTGACTCCGTGGCGGCGGATACGACTGTGCGGATTGCGGCTTCGGAGCCAACCTCAACCTTAAGCGCGAAGCTGAAGCAAGGCTTTGAACAGCGCTATCAGGGCACAGAAGTTTTAGTGGCAGCGGAAAATGCCGATGTGGCGTTGCAGTCTGTGGCCGAAGGGCGGGCCGATGTGGCTGTGATTGGTCGGGCCTTGAGTGATGGCGAACGGGCGCAGGGCCTAACGCCGGTGACGATCGGGCGACAAAAGATTGCCGTGATTACGAGTCCTGATAATCCCGTGGGCAATTTGACCAACGCGCAATTTGCGCAGATTTTCCGGGGTGAGATTACGAACTGGTCAGCGGTGGGCGGTGATGATGTGCCCATTCGGTTGATTGACCAAACGTTAGCGAGCGGCACTAGGCAGTCCTTATCAAACTATCCGGTCTTTCAGGCGGCCCCGTTTGAGGCGGCCAATGGTGCATTCGGTCTGACCCGCAATGATATTGATTCGATCGTCGCGCAGTTGGGAAATGATGGGATTGCTTATGTCATTGCTGACCAGGCTTTGGGGCGATCGGACTTGAAGATAGTGCCATTGCACCAAGTCTTGCCCGATGATGCGCGTTATTCGTTCTCACAGCCTTTGAGTTATGTCTATCAGGGGCCCAATCCGAATGCGGCGGCGCAGGCTTTTCTGGGTTATGCGACGGGGGCAGATGGCCAGCAGTTAGCAAATCTGCCGCCGATTGCGACCGCTGCGGGTACTGCAACAGGAGCTGGTAATGAATCATCTGGGGCCGGAGGTACATCGGCTGCAGGCACATCTGGGGCCGGGGCCGCGGCTGGGGCGATCGCTGATACCAACCAGAGTAATCGTCAAGTGCCGCAGGGCTGGGGCTTGTTGCTATTGCCACTTTTAGGTTTGCCGCTATTAGCATTCTGGATGAAGGGGCGCAAGCGTGATGCGAAGCCGGTGACTGGTGGCGGTGCTCCGACGACGGCACGGCCGATCACCGCGGCGACATCGCCGTCGGCATTCCGGGGTGGAACGCCAGTAACGGGATTAGGAGCTGGTGCTGTAGCCGGTGCGGCCGGTTTAGGCGCGGCGGGCGTCGCCGGGGCCGCGAAAGCGGCGGGGATGGCGCAGGACCGGGCGGCAGATGCGGCGGATACGGTGAAAGCGAAAATGACTGGCGATACGGCGGTTTCACCTTCCCGGACCGAAATGCCTGCAAGCAAACCACAGCTCGATCAATCGCCGTCAGGCAAGCCGCAAAAATCCGTTGCACTACCGTCAATCAATACCGCTGGAATTGCGGGTGTGGGGCTGGCGGGAGCCGGGATGGCTGCTGGTCTGGTCGGCTTGGGCCGGAATCAGGATAAGGCGCAAGACCAAATGACTCCAGATGCGGCCCACCAACCCCCAACGAATTTGCCGATTGATGAAGCCCACCATCGATCGCGGCAAGCACATGATGGACGGATTATTGTGGTGCCTCGGGATGAATCAACGGCCTATGCCTATTGGGAAGTTCCCCCAGGCGAATTGCAAGATTGTCCGGCGGGGAAAAGGCTGAATCTGCGGCTTTATGATGTCACGGGTACGACGGAGCAGGATGGATTGCCGCCGAACTATAAGCAGTTCGATTGTGCACAAACGGATTGTGAGATGAACGTGCCGTTGTCCGGTGTCGATCGGGATTATGTGGCGGAATTGGGTTACACCAGTGATGCGGGGCGTTGGATTTCGCTAGGTCATTCGCAGCGGACACATATTTCGCAAACCGATGCGGCAAATGCCCATCAAGCACGGACCACAACGCTGATGGGGGCGTTTGAGTCGCCGGTGCAACCCGTGGGGCAGACAGAAGATAAGGCTGCTGACCAGTCGCGGTTAGTGATTACCTCGACGATGCCGGCCTGGAGTGCCGTGGGTACACCGACGAGTAATGAGCCACGGGTTTATGTCTCGTGGGATATCTTGGCGGCGCAGCAAGCGCGGCGTAGTGGAAAACAGATGGTGTTGCGGGTCTATGATGCGACCAATATTGATCTCGATCGGCAAGCGGCCCATAGTTTCCGGCAGTATCTGATTAGTGATACAGCGAAGGATATGGTGGTGTCGGTGCCCGCGATCGATCGGGATTATGTGGCGGAAATTGGTTATTTACTGCCCGATGGTCAGCTCGAACGGGTGATTCGATCAACTCATACCCATGTGCCAGTTGTGGCTGAGCGCTAG
- a CDS encoding RICIN domain-containing protein, with translation MTPKLIIVTSMVLILGCAPQADQAKVAPQSEPAETAPKADQAKEASQSDQVEIALTDKLDSTTNNYCLDIAGGNKNIDITKGLQGHTCYSYRGSLGADQVFDPGRFAQGELYMPNFKVCATLSALQADAKVGLAPCDSSELQQFAFKGEGTITPKAAPDMCLTLATATRTGRSKQHQIKALQLVACDSQQSKYQTWRARTSMD, from the coding sequence GTGACTCCAAAACTAATAATAGTGACCTCGATGGTCTTGATTTTGGGCTGTGCACCTCAAGCTGATCAAGCTAAGGTTGCGCCTCAATCTGAGCCTGCTGAAACTGCGCCCAAAGCTGATCAAGCTAAGGAGGCTTCTCAATCCGATCAAGTTGAGATTGCGCTTACGGATAAGCTAGACAGCACTACAAACAACTACTGTCTAGACATTGCTGGTGGCAACAAAAATATCGACATTACCAAAGGGCTACAAGGACACACCTGCTATAGCTACAGGGGTAGCCTCGGTGCAGATCAGGTTTTTGATCCTGGACGTTTTGCGCAAGGTGAACTCTACATGCCCAACTTCAAAGTATGTGCCACGCTCTCGGCGCTGCAAGCAGACGCCAAAGTCGGGCTGGCCCCTTGCGACAGTAGTGAACTCCAGCAATTTGCATTTAAAGGTGAAGGTACCATTACACCCAAAGCTGCGCCCGACATGTGTCTCACGCTCGCAACCGCGACTCGAACCGGCCGCAGCAAACAACACCAAATCAAAGCGTTGCAACTGGTCGCCTGCGATAGCCAACAAAGCAAGTATCAAACGTGGCGTGCTCGCACAAGCATGGATTAA
- the minD gene encoding septum site-determining protein MinD: MGRVIVVTSGKGGVGKTTTTANIGMALAQRNRRVAVVDADFGLRNLDLLLGLENRVVYTAVEVLAGECRLEQALVKDKRRANLVLLPAAQNRTKDAVNPAQMRQLVLAIAKVYDYVLVDSPAGIEMGFQNAIAGAQEALIVTTPEISAVRDADRVIGLLEANNIKRASLIVNRIRPKMVAANDMMSIDDVQEILAVPLIGVVPDDEKVIVSTNRGEPLVLSGTPSMAGTAFDNIARRIEGEKVPLLELSSDESLFTRFKTFLKKPLG, from the coding sequence ATGGGACGAGTTATCGTTGTAACCTCCGGAAAAGGGGGTGTTGGCAAAACCACTACTACAGCCAACATCGGCATGGCTTTAGCACAGCGCAACCGCCGTGTCGCCGTTGTAGACGCTGACTTCGGTCTGCGGAATCTTGACCTCTTACTCGGTCTTGAAAATCGGGTCGTTTATACGGCAGTCGAAGTTCTCGCCGGTGAATGTCGTTTAGAGCAGGCCCTAGTCAAGGACAAGCGGCGCGCTAACCTGGTCCTCCTACCCGCCGCGCAAAATCGCACGAAAGATGCCGTCAATCCAGCCCAAATGCGACAGCTAGTGCTGGCGATCGCCAAGGTATATGACTATGTCTTAGTCGATTCCCCCGCAGGCATCGAAATGGGCTTCCAAAACGCAATCGCCGGGGCGCAAGAAGCCTTAATCGTCACCACACCAGAAATCTCCGCCGTCCGGGATGCCGACCGCGTGATTGGCCTACTAGAAGCGAACAACATCAAACGCGCCAGTCTCATCGTCAATCGTATCCGGCCCAAAATGGTCGCCGCGAATGACATGATGTCGATCGATGATGTCCAAGAGATTTTGGCTGTCCCGCTGATTGGGGTTGTGCCGGATGATGAAAAGGTGATCGTTTCCACCAACCGCGGTGAACCGCTCGTTCTCTCTGGCACACCCAGTATGGCTGGCACCGCCTTTGATAACATCGCCCGGCGCATCGAAGGCGAAAAAGTCCCCCTCCTTGAGCTGAGTTCAGACGAAAGTCTGTTTACTCGGTTTAAGACATTCCTCAAAAAGCCCTTAGGCTGA
- a CDS encoding PadR family transcriptional regulator has product MALTHTILAALSVEPHSGYDLLKRFADDNGCFWRATQQQIYRELGKLESQGAITPQVIPQEGRPDKKLYSITDAGQLVLKEWLSEPSRPTPVREELLVKVMAGHLVEPAMTLQELQRRRQMHQGQLEVYLELQVQRCEGFEHLPFAAQCQCMTLRRGIRYERSWVEWCDEAIDWLSGRSPHG; this is encoded by the coding sequence ATGGCCTTGACTCACACAATTTTGGCGGCATTGAGTGTGGAGCCGCATAGTGGCTATGATCTGCTCAAGCGGTTTGCAGATGATAATGGCTGCTTTTGGCGGGCGACGCAGCAGCAGATTTATCGTGAGTTAGGGAAGTTGGAAAGCCAAGGGGCGATTACGCCCCAGGTAATTCCCCAGGAGGGACGACCGGATAAGAAGCTGTATTCGATTACAGATGCGGGGCAGCTGGTGTTGAAGGAATGGCTGAGTGAACCGTCACGTCCGACACCAGTGCGGGAAGAGTTGTTGGTGAAGGTGATGGCGGGGCACCTTGTGGAGCCAGCGATGACATTGCAGGAGTTGCAGCGGCGGCGGCAAATGCATCAAGGGCAGCTTGAGGTGTATCTGGAGTTGCAGGTGCAGCGTTGTGAAGGGTTTGAGCACCTACCATTTGCGGCGCAGTGTCAATGTATGACCTTGCGCCGAGGAATTCGCTATGAACGATCGTGGGTGGAATGGTGTGATGAGGCGATTGATTGGTTGAGTGGTCGATCGCCTCATGGTTGA
- a CDS encoding DUF1294 domain-containing protein has translation MKSSLRSGQLIKWKDDQGFGFIKPIDNTHEIFLHITEVRDATRRPIVGDTIYYRTSEQNGKVHASDAFILGARLSANSQHSSATPKNAVQGRSRTSSLLLETSLITVFPLIGAIHFGLTTNNSIPLFLYLTISIVSFTLYSDDKSRAQQKAWRIPEQTLILCDLAGGWIGGFIAQRKLRHKVSKSSYQFAFWLVVMMHHIVWLGWLISGKNLMG, from the coding sequence ATGAAATCTAGTTTGCGCAGCGGTCAGCTCATCAAATGGAAAGATGATCAAGGATTCGGATTTATTAAACCAATTGATAATACGCACGAGATTTTTCTGCACATTACTGAAGTCAGAGACGCCACGCGCCGTCCAATTGTAGGAGATACAATTTATTACCGAACTAGTGAGCAGAATGGTAAAGTTCATGCATCGGATGCATTTATCCTAGGCGCAAGGCTTTCAGCAAATTCACAGCATTCATCAGCTACTCCAAAAAATGCCGTGCAAGGCAGATCGCGCACTTCCTCTCTTTTACTAGAAACATCACTGATCACAGTTTTTCCCCTCATTGGAGCAATTCACTTTGGATTGACTACAAACAATTCAATACCACTGTTTCTCTATCTCACAATTAGCATAGTGAGCTTTACACTGTACAGCGATGATAAATCACGAGCCCAACAAAAAGCCTGGAGAATCCCAGAGCAAACACTCATTTTGTGTGACCTTGCAGGCGGGTGGATCGGTGGGTTTATTGCTCAACGCAAACTCCGGCATAAAGTCAGCAAATCATCCTATCAGTTCGCATTCTGGCTCGTTGTGATGATGCATCATATAGTTTGGTTAGGATGGCTGATTAGCGGTAAAAATCTAATGGGCTGA
- the minE gene encoding cell division topological specificity factor MinE, with protein MNLREILDRMFPGIGDRNSRQDVKNRLKLVLAHDRAAIEPDMLEAMRREILEVVSRYVDLDSEEMELSLDSSDRLTVLVANLPIRRVNPEFYTVKDETITGEELPEIELDEDKIGDPNASETPTESPTSPAVETDATAEPPEITAETASTADKEAQAAAESAETAKARLENVVIQDDEAMN; from the coding sequence ATGAATCTTCGTGAAATTCTCGATCGGATGTTTCCTGGTATTGGCGACCGTAATAGCCGCCAGGATGTCAAAAATCGGCTGAAGCTCGTCCTCGCCCATGATCGAGCGGCGATCGAGCCAGATATGCTGGAAGCCATGCGCCGAGAAATCCTCGAAGTGGTCTCACGCTATGTTGATTTGGATTCCGAAGAGATGGAACTCAGCCTCGACAGCAGCGATCGGCTGACGGTCCTAGTCGCAAACCTGCCAATTCGGCGGGTGAATCCCGAGTTCTACACGGTCAAGGATGAAACCATCACGGGTGAAGAACTGCCGGAAATTGAACTCGATGAAGACAAAATTGGTGATCCGAACGCCAGTGAGACACCGACCGAATCACCCACATCACCGGCTGTAGAAACCGATGCGACGGCAGAGCCCCCAGAGATAACCGCCGAAACAGCATCAACCGCCGACAAAGAAGCGCAAGCCGCCGCAGAATCGGCGGAAACGGCCAAAGCCCGGCTAGAGAATGTGGTGATTCAAGACGACGAAGCCATGAACTAA